One segment of Dolichospermum sp. DET69 DNA contains the following:
- the coaBC gene encoding bifunctional phosphopantothenoylcysteine decarboxylase/phosphopantothenate--cysteine ligase CoaBC, which yields MPLSTNLTKKVLVCVGGGIAAYKVCELVSTLFKSGVEVRVILTNSAQKFITPLTLATLSRHQAYTDDDFWQPIYSRPLHIELGEWADLIVIAPLTANTLAKLAYGMADNLLTNTILASTCPVLLAPAMNTDMWEQVAVQRNWRQLLTDNRFYGMETGSGLLACDRIGTGRMAEPGQIFVYIQSLLHTQGKRDLMGKQVLISAGGTREYLDPVRFIGNPSTGKMGLALAQAALHRGAKVILVHCPGSWDVPLGVEAIAIVSADQMQQVMLEHLANADIIIMSAAVADVKPKDYSSEKLPKRSLPENLPLTAVPDIVAEIGNRKQPHQYLIGFAAQTGDIITPAKEKLQRKKLDAIVANPIDKVDSGFGSDNNQAVFLDKQGREIEIPACSKLEMAHYLFDFVV from the coding sequence ATGCCATTATCCACAAATTTAACTAAAAAAGTTCTTGTCTGTGTAGGCGGTGGTATTGCCGCCTATAAAGTTTGTGAATTAGTATCCACACTATTTAAGTCTGGGGTAGAAGTGCGGGTTATTCTCACTAATTCTGCCCAAAAATTTATTACTCCTTTAACTTTAGCCACTTTATCTCGTCATCAAGCTTATACAGATGATGATTTTTGGCAACCAATCTATTCTCGTCCTTTACATATTGAATTGGGTGAATGGGCTGATTTAATTGTGATTGCGCCTTTAACGGCTAATACTTTGGCGAAGTTAGCTTATGGTATGGCGGATAATTTACTAACAAATACTATTCTCGCTTCTACCTGTCCGGTGTTGTTAGCACCAGCGATGAATACGGATATGTGGGAACAGGTGGCGGTACAAAGAAATTGGCGGCAGTTATTGACAGATAATAGATTTTATGGTATGGAAACTGGTTCGGGGTTATTAGCGTGCGATCGCATTGGAACTGGTAGAATGGCAGAACCCGGCCAAATATTTGTTTATATTCAATCTTTATTACACACCCAAGGAAAACGAGATTTAATGGGGAAACAGGTTTTAATCAGTGCTGGGGGAACAAGAGAATATTTAGATCCGGTGCGCTTTATTGGCAATCCCTCAACTGGTAAAATGGGTTTAGCATTGGCACAGGCTGCACTGCACCGAGGAGCAAAGGTAATATTAGTCCATTGTCCTGGGAGTTGGGATGTACCTTTGGGAGTAGAAGCAATTGCGATTGTGAGTGCGGACCAAATGCAGCAGGTAATGTTAGAGCATTTAGCCAATGCAGATATAATTATCATGTCAGCCGCAGTTGCAGATGTAAAGCCTAAAGATTATAGTAGCGAAAAATTGCCCAAGCGATCGCTTCCAGAAAATTTACCTCTAACAGCAGTACCGGATATTGTGGCTGAAATCGGAAATCGCAAACAACCCCATCAATATTTAATTGGTTTTGCAGCACAAACAGGGGATATTATTACTCCTGCGAAAGAGAAATTGCAAAGGAAGAAATTAGATGCAATTGTAGCGAATCCTATTGATAAAGTTGATAGTGGTTTTGGGAGTGATAATAATCAAGCGGTGTTTTTAGATAAGCAGGGAAGGGAGATAGAAATTCCGGCTTGTTCTAAGTTGGAAATGGC
- a CDS encoding DUF3696 domain-containing protein, with protein sequence MLSSLTLKNFKPFENQSFSLKPLTLLAGLNSTGKSSLLQSLLLLRQSSQQNLLDNVGLALNGDLVSIGTAKDALCKRAKEDSITFEIFMNNNIKGTWVFNYDSQSDVMQISSLSNADVEIYNSSLFTDKFHYLKAERIAPRNYFQMSDFQVKQHQQIGSQGEFTAHFLSINEFTKIPHNQLSHELIKSDNLRNQVEAWLGEISPGTRVDIELHSAMDLVNLQYSYEDNNSYRSTNVGFGITYTLPIIVAILSATSDTLILLENPEAHLHPRGQSKMGELIALAANCGIQIILETHSDHVLNGIRKAVRHKKLDAEKVQINYFERYLKKGQPTTEIITPRIYQSGGIDKWPDGFFDQAEKDLMDLL encoded by the coding sequence ATGTTAAGTTCTTTGACTTTAAAAAATTTTAAACCATTTGAAAATCAGTCTTTTTCTTTAAAACCATTAACATTACTTGCTGGACTAAATAGCACTGGTAAATCTTCCTTACTTCAATCTCTATTACTACTACGTCAATCCTCTCAACAGAATTTATTAGATAATGTAGGTTTAGCACTAAATGGTGATTTAGTCTCTATAGGCACAGCCAAAGATGCTCTTTGTAAGAGAGCAAAGGAAGATTCAATCACTTTTGAAATTTTCATGAATAATAATATTAAAGGTACTTGGGTTTTCAATTATGATAGTCAATCAGATGTAATGCAAATATCTTCATTATCAAATGCTGATGTGGAAATTTATAATTCAAGTCTTTTTACAGATAAATTTCATTACTTAAAAGCAGAAAGAATAGCACCTAGAAATTATTTCCAAATGTCTGATTTTCAAGTCAAACAACATCAACAGATTGGAAGTCAAGGTGAATTTACTGCTCATTTTTTATCTATAAATGAATTTACAAAAATTCCACATAATCAACTATCACATGAATTAATAAAGTCTGATAATTTAAGAAATCAAGTTGAAGCTTGGCTTGGAGAAATCAGTCCTGGAACAAGAGTTGATATAGAATTGCATTCAGCAATGGATTTAGTTAATTTACAATATTCTTATGAAGACAATAATTCCTATCGTTCAACTAATGTAGGTTTTGGAATTACCTATACTTTACCGATTATTGTAGCTATATTATCTGCTACTTCAGATACATTGATTTTGTTAGAAAATCCAGAAGCTCATCTCCATCCTAGAGGACAATCTAAGATGGGAGAATTAATTGCTTTGGCAGCAAATTGTGGTATTCAAATAATCTTAGAAACTCATAGTGATCATGTTCTCAATGGTATTCGTAAAGCAGTACGTCATAAGAAACTTGATGCTGAGAAAGTGCAAATTAACTATTTTGAAAGGTATTTAAAAAAAGGACAACCAACCACAGAAATTATTACTCCCAGAATTTATCAAAGCGGGGGAATTGATAAATGGCCTGATGGCTTTTTTGATCAAGCTGAAAAAGATTTAATGGATTTACTATAA
- a CDS encoding DUF262 domain-containing protein — MVTNKLNNQQMELLDQENELDEDSNFEQDEDENLEPFDPTKIRVKTKPMTMDLLLKRIQHDEIDLATDFQRQSDIWTPKAKSRLIESLLIRIPLPAFYIDATDDDKWIIIDGLQRISTFKSFIIDKSLKLTGLQFLTDLEKNKYDDLPRHYQRRIDETELTVYLIEPGTPSEVKYNIFERVNTGGLPLNPQELRQAMNPGQAIEILKKLANLPEFKRVTNLSPKKKQRMDDHEFILGFIAFTLNKYEDYPVRKGRKYFLYESMKQLNKIDYKLIEKIEHNFNIAMRASYDIFGDFAFRKSKSQRSPVNKSLFEAWSVTFGKLNSQDIEKLINHQEILNDKFKQKMAEDPDFLKSVSQASSKVQYRFEKVNEIVQEVLSC; from the coding sequence ATGGTAACAAATAAACTCAATAATCAACAGATGGAATTATTAGATCAAGAAAATGAATTAGATGAAGATTCTAATTTTGAACAAGATGAAGATGAAAATCTAGAACCATTTGATCCAACAAAGATTAGGGTTAAAACTAAACCTATGACAATGGATCTGCTACTTAAAAGAATTCAACATGATGAAATTGATTTAGCTACTGATTTTCAGCGACAATCTGATATTTGGACACCTAAAGCTAAAAGTCGCTTAATTGAATCTCTTTTAATTCGGATTCCACTTCCAGCATTTTATATAGATGCAACGGATGATGATAAATGGATTATTATAGATGGTTTACAAAGAATTAGTACATTCAAAAGTTTTATTATAGATAAATCTCTCAAATTAACAGGATTACAATTTTTAACAGACTTAGAAAAGAATAAATATGATGATTTACCTCGTCATTATCAAAGACGAATAGATGAAACTGAATTAACAGTTTATCTAATTGAACCTGGAACTCCTTCTGAAGTAAAATATAATATTTTTGAAAGAGTTAACACTGGAGGATTGCCTCTTAATCCTCAAGAACTTCGTCAAGCAATGAACCCTGGACAAGCAATAGAAATTCTGAAAAAACTAGCTAATTTACCAGAATTTAAAAGAGTAACAAATTTAAGTCCAAAGAAAAAACAACGGATGGATGACCATGAATTTATACTCGGCTTTATAGCTTTTACTTTAAATAAGTATGAAGATTATCCAGTCCGCAAAGGACGCAAATATTTTTTATATGAGTCAATGAAACAATTAAATAAAATAGATTATAAGTTAATAGAAAAAATAGAACATAATTTTAATATAGCAATGAGGGCAAGTTATGATATTTTTGGAGATTTCGCTTTTCGTAAATCTAAATCTCAAAGATCACCTGTTAATAAATCTCTTTTTGAAGCATGGTCAGTTACTTTCGGTAAATTGAATTCTCAAGATATTGAAAAATTAATCAATCATCAAGAAATTTTGAACGATAAATTTAAACAAAAAATGGCAGAAGATCCTGATTTCCTGAAATCGGTATCTCAAGCATCGAGTAAAGTTCAGTATCGTTTTGAAAAAGTTAATGAAATAGTTCAAGAGGTTTTATCATGTTAA